From one Coffea eugenioides isolate CCC68of chromosome 11, Ceug_1.0, whole genome shotgun sequence genomic stretch:
- the LOC113751967 gene encoding UPF0481 protein At3g47200-like yields MAVSVEEQSQFLPNEAVNIVIPEKLLQIVTGRPRENHDLGCPMQKVPPLLRLDKNNQQDYDPLVVCLGPYHHGKEELQSAEEFKLIALEMFVADSGHDVLFFYFKVLQLVNDARNCYFEDSTKKYDDEKFAQMMLLDACFIINDIISRCKSGANFYITRYCLGDLASAIVLRDMFLLENQIPFWLLKFLMCLRCGKQEGEEMLNEFLNGTMFGNYKGSGIASRDKDLSHHLLDAFWLVLVSESSIFTSIFAICHVFCSGEDQILTMILAKKKYVHCFRSATELKAKGIHFRRSSADSLKGIKFKSSYFYATLEVPIWFVSIYTKVFFLNMIAYEMCPSISTDRAVTAYIEFMKSLIDSPKDVKELREKRILLTTLGSDEEVLKVYKDINTYGVRNVTIFHDVKEKIQAHYNNKAKTWLAELFYTYFNSPWTAIALFAAAFLLVLTFLQTYYTVRPS; encoded by the exons ATGGCAGTTTCAGTAGAAGAACAATCTCAGTTTCTTCCAAATGAAGCAGTTAACATTGTCATTCCGGAGAAGCTTTTGCAAATTGTAACTGGCAGACCAAGAGAAAACCACGATCTTGGATGCCCTATGCAAAAAGTCCCACCACTTCTACGACTAGACAAGAACAACCAGCAAGACTATGATCCCTTGGTGGTTTGTTTGGGGCCTTATCACCATGGCAAAGAGGAGCTTCAATCAGCTGAGGAGTTCAAACTCATAGCCTTGGAGATGTTCGTTGCTGATAGCGGCCATGATGTActatttttctatttcaaggtaCTTCAACTTGTGAATGATGCTAGAAATTGTTATTTTGAAGATTCTACTAAAAAGTACGATGATGAAAAGTTTGCACAAATGATGCTTCTTGATGCCTGTTTCATTATCAACGACATAATTTCTAGATGCAAAAGTGGCGCAAACTTTTACATCACACGCTATTGTCTTGGTGACTTGGCATCGGCAATTGTACTTCGTGACATGTTTTTACTTGAAAATCAAATTCCCTTCTGGCTTCTTAAGTTtctgatgtgtttgagatgtggTAAACAAGAAGGTGAAGAGATGCTCAACGAGTTCTTGAATGGGACTATGTTCGGGAATTATAAGGGGAGCGGAATAGCTAGCAGAGATAAGGACCTATCCCATCATCTTCTGGACGCTTTCTGGCTAGTTCTTGTCTCTGAATCCT CAATCTTCACGAGTATATTTGCAATTTGCCATGTTTTCTGCAGTGGAGAAGATCAAATATTGACAATGAttctagcaaaaaaaaaatacgtTCATTGCTTTCGTTCAGCCACGGAGTTGAAGGCCAAGGGAATTCACTTTAGGCGCAGCAGTGCTGACTCTTTGAAGGGCATCAAGTTCAAATCAAGTTATTTCTATGCAACACTTGAAGTTCCAATTTGGTTTGTTTCGATTTACACCAAAGTTTTCTTTTTAAATATGATTGCCTATGAAATGTGCCCAAGTATCAGCACTGACCGAGCAGTGACAGCATATATTGAGTTCATGAAATCGCTGATCGACAGTCCCAAGGACGTGAAAGAACTAAGAGAAAAAAGGATTTTGCTCACAACTTTGGGCAGTGATGAAGAAGTGTTGAAGGTTTATAAAGACATAAACACTTACGGGGTGCGGAATGTCACCATTTTTCATGATGTGAAGGAGAAAATTCAGGCACACTATAACAACAAGGCAAAGACATGGCTGGCTGAACTTTTCTACACTTATTTTAACAGTCCCTGGACTGCGATTGCTTTATTTGCTGCTGCTTTCCTTCTTGTCTTAACTTTTCTTCAGACCTATTATACAGTAAGGCCTTCTTAA